One Malus domestica chromosome 11, GDT2T_hap1 genomic region harbors:
- the LOC103447902 gene encoding helicase protein MOM1-like isoform X2, translating to MAKTPPPAKRKSERFEMKKSTQSPLRRSPRAKNHSSTSSGSKLSDGKSSASSLMELRNMEVRRREVGKSQKNSVVGKKILDYRSYKAMFLKNGKKDNAAVNESKGDCEKVLRSSERESQPKDEEQHLRFQKKVVEGEYKQWTSCSGLSQGKRKGEQQLDVLSAIWEVESGKVVKKRRTVVNRNDDSPHLKPGSEGKSSPGCKKGASVTPADIVPDSSTRTTGCENTVTDENCASTSHNVDKNGLEKPESNLFESEERRKLCDGQKSLHLLLKPRMSKLCEILQLSEDLKDTVRMLLEYVMSNHRVDTKPATILQAFQISLCWAAASFLKQKVNHKESLLLAKQHLNFTCTKDEAYSFYSMLQCLKTTFLLHTGTFKDAESRKFAKLSGKSAQDHLNAKGTQSTTSNLQKVQSEVKDLTVNPEYVAHKDVSKSIKGIRKKFKKKMTKLTEKHKKEKIEFLKNYEEEKGCLEREHKTELAVIQSCFQINTSMRSDKLKKLEKEIEEHQQRVDIDLERLEALQQEALYKLMDKQKQLLEKVGSWARLKLPNRSSSNKPEPELECSQTSEQIRVNKDLDDFASLREHDLDKIVPSMTKGVIGLSGTPERNSDEAVACSGPIKKVTTPTGLHESVSSSNGLHKVVSISPPSSEEQIHAVTVASSDKVVDSGRLETVSSNDVLKDFAFVNPPSSEQQIPEKASKHGIVSSSNGLHNLESLSSSSSEERTRIVTVTVAPKDVELGVLEPVSLNDCLQNLVSVDLRSSEEQIYENITEHETVSLSPDLQYVVSMSPPSSEEEFQAVTVNIPDKVVGSEVLETVSPIDDLGNLVSVGPASSVGQTPEKTTKHDTVISSHGLHNLEYLDSPSFVEQNPEKSTEKENSELNAVASDSATRVNQQNGVDIAANENFSGKNTLVNSPAVELVTAVVDAGSVTLHQAHQDKGTLLATLREVQCGDAQAREMQNTAQPVEIQVSQSVATVAYVHSDLAVDNEPVVQVPQPPYSNAPDCNPLELTSVGGIEIQPSIEDHTIDQTAQGSYENAANLPDLSDQTFLQPLTLHQSVNIPTSGFGQLLPDTWATSATYAFNTHPIHAAPHMAYGMPLTSSPDPLQYELERLKKETDQNHKSHEDMKQRLKSDCEKEIEEATTEIRRKYEIRLLETEAEFHSKKKEQDAIRDQVIRNKILSWAFCKYMDLIRASSASGVQKDGNSNFVQQLHQLSMLQNAQRSSTVAGSSLASPPAASLATSIALTRSLQATPPAPAPACAPATNPHCTVPPTQTLPFLPAQYPSIPARPPHIGSFASIGIPRVGGDIRAPAPHLQPFRPPTSMSNWQSHSNSSAMSQSLPHMPRLPTPTQQSLPYNRAHHPETAGGLSGLRCNISALELLMNSQSGASPPGIFPSLLNLALSRDQLHLSSPAPTIGTCFNQVHTAGRTDVVCLSDDD from the exons ATGGCGAAGACTCCTCCGCCAGCGAAGAGGAAATCCGAGAGATTTGAGATGAAGAAGTCGACGCAGAGCCCGCTGCGGCGGTCGCCGAGGGCGAAGAACCACTCGTCGACTTCGTCTGGTTCGAAATTGTCTGACGGTAAAAGCTCGGCGTCGTCGTTAATGGAGCTGCGGAATATGGAAGTGAGAAGGAGGGAAGTAGGGAAGAGCCAGAAGAATAGTGTAGTGGGAAAGAAGATACTGGATTATAGAAGTTACAAGGCAATGTTTCTGAAAAATGGAAAGAAGGATAATGCAGCAG TAAATGAAAGCAAAGGCGATTGTGAAAAG GTGTTGCGTAGCAGTGAGCGGGAAAGTCAGCCTAAGGATGAAGAGCAACACCTTAGGTTTCAGAAAAAGGTGGTGGAGGGAGAGTACAAACAGTGGACATCTTGTTCCGGTTTGTCTCAGGGGAAACGGAAAGGGGAACAACAGCTTGATGTGTTGTCAGCGATATGGGAAGTTGAAAGTGGTAAAGTTGTGAAAAAGCGCAGGACGGTTGTAAATAGAAATGATGATTCACCCCATCTAAAACCGGGatcagaggggaaatcaagTCCTGGATGTAAGAAAG GAGCTTCTGTAACTCCAGCAGATATTGTGCCTGATTCTTCTACCAGGACAACTGGTTGTGAAAATACAGTAACTGATGAAAATTGTGCCTCTACTTCTCATAATGTAgataaaaatggattagaaaaaccgGAGAGTAACCTGTTTGAATCTGAGGAGAGAAGAAAATTGTGTGATGGCCAGAAGAGTCTCCATCTGCTTTTGAAGCCACGGATGTCAAAATTATGTGAAATCCTACAACTCTCT GAAGATCTGAAGGATACGGTCAGAATGcttcttgaatatgtcatgagTAATCACAGAGTAGATACAAAACCAGCAACAATACTGCAGGCATTTCAGATATCTCTG TGTTGGGCTGCAGCTTCATTTCTCAAGCAAAAAGTCAACCACAAAGAATCACTTTTGCTTGCAAAGCAGCACCTTAACTTTACTTGCACAAAGGACGAGGCATACTCTTTTTATTCAATGCTGCAGTGTTTGAAGACAACCTTTTTACTACATACAGGGACTTTTAAGGATGCAGAGTCTCGAAAGTTCGCTAAGTTATCAGGTAAAAGTGCtcaggaccatttaaatgcgaAGGGTACACAATCAACGACTTCTAACTTGCAGAAGGTCCAATCAGAGGTCAAAGACTTGACTGTGAATCCAGAATATGTAGCACACAAAGATGTCTCAAAAAGTATCAAAGGAATTCGTAAAAAGTTCAAGAAGAAGATGACAAAACTTACCGAGAAGcataaaaaagagaaaattgagtttttgaAAAATTACGAGGAAGAAAAGGGGTGTCTAGAAAGAGAGCACAAAACAGAGTTGGCCGTTATTCAATCTTGTTTCCAGATTAATACTTCAATGAGATCAGACAAGCTCAAGAAGTTGGAAAAGGAAATTGAAGAACATCAACAACGTGTGGACATAGATCTTGAGCGTCTTGAGGCACTGCAGCAGGAAGCATTGTATAAGTTGATGGATAAGCAGAAACAATTGTTAGAGAAAGTGGGATCCTGGGCACGGCTCAAATTGCCAAATAGATCATCTTCAAATAAACCTGAGCCTGAGTTGGAATGCTCACAGACTAGTGAACAAATTAGAGTTAACAAAGATCTGGATGATTTTGCCTCGCTAAGAGAGCATGATCTTGACAAGATTGTGCCGAGCATGACAAAGGGAGTGATAGGACTGTCTGGAACTCCAGAAAGGAATTCTGATGAAGCTGTAGCATGTAGTGGTCCCATTAAAAAAGTGACGACTCCAACAGGATTGCACGAGAGTGTCAGTTCAAGTAATGGTTTGCATAAAGTTGTTTCTATAAGCCCACCTTCATCTGAAGAACAAATCCATGCAGTGACGGTAGCCAGTTCAGATAAAGTGGTCGATTCGGGACGGCTTGAGACTGTCAGTTCAAATGATGTCTTGAAGGATTTTGCCTTTGTCAATCCACCTTCATCTGAACAACAAATCCCTGAAAAAGCCTCAAAACATGGGATTGTTAGTTCAAGTAATGGTTTGCATAATCTTGAGTCTCTGAGCTCTTCTTCATCTGAAGAACGAACCCGCATAGTGACAGTAACCGTGGCACCTAAAGATGTAGAGCTGGGTGTCCTTGAGCCTGTCAGTTTGAATGATTGTCTACAGAACCTTGTGTCGGTGGATCTACGTTCATCTGAAGAACAAATCTATGAAAACATAACAGAACATGAGACTGTCAGTTTAAGTCCTGATTTGCAATATGTTGTGTCTATGAGCCCACCTTCATCTGAAGAAGAATTCCAGGCAGTGACAGTAAATATTCCTGATAAAGTGGTCGGTTCAGAAGTTCTTGAGACTGTCTCTCCAATTGATGACCTGGGGAATCTTGTCTCTGTGGGTCCAGCTTCATCTGTAGGACAAACCCCTGAAAAAACCACTAAACATGATACTGTCATTTCAAGTCATGGTTTGCATAATCTTGAGTATCTGGATTCACCTTCATTCGTTGAACAAAACCCCGAAAAATCCACAGAAAAGGAGAACAGTGAATTGAACGCTGTGGCATCTGATAGTGCAACTAGGGTCAACCAACAGAATGGAGTGGATATTGCAGCAAATGAAAacttttctgggaaaaatacccTGGTAAACTCACCAGCAGTGGAGCTTGTGACAGCCGTGGTGGATGCCGGTTCAGTGACACTACATCAg GCACACCAAGACAAAGGTACTCTGTTAGCCACATTGCGAGAAGTTCAATGTGGAGATGCACAAGCTAGAGAAATGCAGAATACTGCCCAACCAGTTGAAATTCAAGTATCCCAATCAGTCGCAACAGTAGCATACGTTCATTCTGATCTTGCTGTGGACAATGAGCCTGTGGTACAAGTGCCACAGCCACCATACTCTAATGCACCTGATTGTAATCCTCTTGAGTTAACTTCAGTTGGTGGAATTGAAATTCAGCCAAGTATTGAAGATCATAccattgaccaaactgctcagggttcatatgaaaatgctgcgaACTTACCTGATCTTTCAGATCAAACTTTTTTGCAGCCTCTGACATTGCATCAGTCTGTTAATATCCCTACTAGTGGATTTGGACAGCTTTTGCCAGACACATGGGCTACATCTGCTACTTATGCATTTAATACTCATCCTATACATGCTGCACCTCATATGGCATATGGGATGCCTCTGACCTCATCCCCTGACCCTCTTCAATatgaattggaaagattgaagaaggaAACAGACCAAAACCATAAGTCTCATGAAGATATG aagcAGCGCCTGAAATCTGATTGTGAAAAGGAGATAGAGGAGGCTACTACTGAAATTCGTCGCAAGTATGAAATTAGATTACTGGAGACTGAAGCTGAATTTCACAGTAAAAAGAAGGAACAGGATGCAATCCGTGACCAGGTTATAAGGAATAAGATTCTCTCCTGGGCTTTCTGTAAATACATGGATCTTATTAGGGCATCGAGTGCATCTGGAGTGCAGAAAG ATGGCAATTCCAATTTCGTCCAGCAGCTGCACCAGCTCTCTATGCTGCAAAATGCACAAAGAAGTTCTACAGTTGCCGGTTCATCTTTGGCAAGCCCTCCTGCAGCTAGCCTGGCAACTTCAATTGCACTCACACGCAGCCTCCAGGCAACCCCACCTGCACCTGCGCCTGCATGTGCACCTGCAACCAATCCGCATTGTACAGTTCCACCTACACAGACTCTTCCTTTTTTGCCTGCTCAATATCCCAGCATTCCAGCAAGACCGCCTCACATTGGTTCCTTCGCTTCCATTGGAATCCCCCGAGTTGGAGGTGATATTCGTGCCCCAGCTCCACATCTCCAACCTTTTAGACCCCCAACATCCATGTCAAATTGGCAGTCACATAGCAACTCTTCTGCAATGTCCCAGTCACTTCCCCATATGCCACGACTTCCAACCCCCACACAACAATCTCTTCCTTATAATAGGGCTCACCATCCTGAAACTGCAGGAGGATTGTCTGGTCTTCGTTGTAATATATCCGCGTTGGAGTTACTAATGAACAGCCAATCTGGTGCTAGCCCACCTGGTATTTTTCCCTCATTGCTGAATTTGGCTTTAAGCCGTGACCAATTGCACCTTTCTAGTCCTGCCCCTACCATCGGAACATGTTTCAACCAAGTACATACTGCTGGACGCACAGACGTAGTTTGTTTATCGGACGATGACTAA
- the LOC103447902 gene encoding helicase protein MOM1-like isoform X3 codes for MAKTPPPAKRKSERFEMKKSTQSPLRRSPRAKNHSSTSSGSKLSDGKSSASSLMELRNMEVRRREVGKSQKNSVVGKKILDYRSYKAMFLKNGKKDNAAVNESKGDCEKLLKVLRSSERESQPKDEEQHLRFQKKVVEGEYKQWTSCSGLSQGKRKGEQQLDVLSAIWEVESGKVVKKRRTVVNRNDDSPHLKPGSEGKSSPGCKKDKNGLEKPESNLFESEERRKLCDGQKSLHLLLKPRMSKLCEILQLSEDLKDTVRMLLEYVMSNHRVDTKPATILQAFQISLCWAAASFLKQKVNHKESLLLAKQHLNFTCTKDEAYSFYSMLQCLKTTFLLHTGTFKDAESRKFAKLSGKSAQDHLNAKGTQSTTSNLQKVQSEVKDLTVNPEYVAHKDVSKSIKGIRKKFKKKMTKLTEKHKKEKIEFLKNYEEEKGCLEREHKTELAVIQSCFQINTSMRSDKLKKLEKEIEEHQQRVDIDLERLEALQQEALYKLMDKQKQLLEKVGSWARLKLPNRSSSNKPEPELECSQTSEQIRVNKDLDDFASLREHDLDKIVPSMTKGVIGLSGTPERNSDEAVACSGPIKKVTTPTGLHESVSSSNGLHKVVSISPPSSEEQIHAVTVASSDKVVDSGRLETVSSNDVLKDFAFVNPPSSEQQIPEKASKHGIVSSSNGLHNLESLSSSSSEERTRIVTVTVAPKDVELGVLEPVSLNDCLQNLVSVDLRSSEEQIYENITEHETVSLSPDLQYVVSMSPPSSEEEFQAVTVNIPDKVVGSEVLETVSPIDDLGNLVSVGPASSVGQTPEKTTKHDTVISSHGLHNLEYLDSPSFVEQNPEKSTEKENSELNAVASDSATRVNQQNGVDIAANENFSGKNTLVNSPAVELVTAVVDAGSVTLHQAHQDKGTLLATLREVQCGDAQAREMQNTAQPVEIQVSQSVATVAYVHSDLAVDNEPVVQVPQPPYSNAPDCNPLELTSVGGIEIQPSIEDHTIDQTAQGSYENAANLPDLSDQTFLQPLTLHQSVNIPTSGFGQLLPDTWATSATYAFNTHPIHAAPHMAYGMPLTSSPDPLQYELERLKKETDQNHKSHEDMKQRLKSDCEKEIEEATTEIRRKYEIRLLETEAEFHSKKKEQDAIRDQVIRNKILSWAFCKYMDLIRASSASGVQKDGNSNFVQQLHQLSMLQNAQRSSTVAGSSLASPPAASLATSIALTRSLQATPPAPAPACAPATNPHCTVPPTQTLPFLPAQYPSIPARPPHIGSFASIGIPRVGGDIRAPAPHLQPFRPPTSMSNWQSHSNSSAMSQSLPHMPRLPTPTQQSLPYNRAHHPETAGGLSGLRCNISALELLMNSQSGASPPGIFPSLLNLALSRDQLHLSSPAPTIGTCFNQVHTAGRTDVVCLSDDD; via the exons ATGGCGAAGACTCCTCCGCCAGCGAAGAGGAAATCCGAGAGATTTGAGATGAAGAAGTCGACGCAGAGCCCGCTGCGGCGGTCGCCGAGGGCGAAGAACCACTCGTCGACTTCGTCTGGTTCGAAATTGTCTGACGGTAAAAGCTCGGCGTCGTCGTTAATGGAGCTGCGGAATATGGAAGTGAGAAGGAGGGAAGTAGGGAAGAGCCAGAAGAATAGTGTAGTGGGAAAGAAGATACTGGATTATAGAAGTTACAAGGCAATGTTTCTGAAAAATGGAAAGAAGGATAATGCAGCAG TAAATGAAAGCAAAGGCGATTGTGAAAAG TTGTTGAAGGTGTTGCGTAGCAGTGAGCGGGAAAGTCAGCCTAAGGATGAAGAGCAACACCTTAGGTTTCAGAAAAAGGTGGTGGAGGGAGAGTACAAACAGTGGACATCTTGTTCCGGTTTGTCTCAGGGGAAACGGAAAGGGGAACAACAGCTTGATGTGTTGTCAGCGATATGGGAAGTTGAAAGTGGTAAAGTTGTGAAAAAGCGCAGGACGGTTGTAAATAGAAATGATGATTCACCCCATCTAAAACCGGGatcagaggggaaatcaagTCCTGGATGTAAGAAAG ataaaaatggattagaaaaaccgGAGAGTAACCTGTTTGAATCTGAGGAGAGAAGAAAATTGTGTGATGGCCAGAAGAGTCTCCATCTGCTTTTGAAGCCACGGATGTCAAAATTATGTGAAATCCTACAACTCTCT GAAGATCTGAAGGATACGGTCAGAATGcttcttgaatatgtcatgagTAATCACAGAGTAGATACAAAACCAGCAACAATACTGCAGGCATTTCAGATATCTCTG TGTTGGGCTGCAGCTTCATTTCTCAAGCAAAAAGTCAACCACAAAGAATCACTTTTGCTTGCAAAGCAGCACCTTAACTTTACTTGCACAAAGGACGAGGCATACTCTTTTTATTCAATGCTGCAGTGTTTGAAGACAACCTTTTTACTACATACAGGGACTTTTAAGGATGCAGAGTCTCGAAAGTTCGCTAAGTTATCAGGTAAAAGTGCtcaggaccatttaaatgcgaAGGGTACACAATCAACGACTTCTAACTTGCAGAAGGTCCAATCAGAGGTCAAAGACTTGACTGTGAATCCAGAATATGTAGCACACAAAGATGTCTCAAAAAGTATCAAAGGAATTCGTAAAAAGTTCAAGAAGAAGATGACAAAACTTACCGAGAAGcataaaaaagagaaaattgagtttttgaAAAATTACGAGGAAGAAAAGGGGTGTCTAGAAAGAGAGCACAAAACAGAGTTGGCCGTTATTCAATCTTGTTTCCAGATTAATACTTCAATGAGATCAGACAAGCTCAAGAAGTTGGAAAAGGAAATTGAAGAACATCAACAACGTGTGGACATAGATCTTGAGCGTCTTGAGGCACTGCAGCAGGAAGCATTGTATAAGTTGATGGATAAGCAGAAACAATTGTTAGAGAAAGTGGGATCCTGGGCACGGCTCAAATTGCCAAATAGATCATCTTCAAATAAACCTGAGCCTGAGTTGGAATGCTCACAGACTAGTGAACAAATTAGAGTTAACAAAGATCTGGATGATTTTGCCTCGCTAAGAGAGCATGATCTTGACAAGATTGTGCCGAGCATGACAAAGGGAGTGATAGGACTGTCTGGAACTCCAGAAAGGAATTCTGATGAAGCTGTAGCATGTAGTGGTCCCATTAAAAAAGTGACGACTCCAACAGGATTGCACGAGAGTGTCAGTTCAAGTAATGGTTTGCATAAAGTTGTTTCTATAAGCCCACCTTCATCTGAAGAACAAATCCATGCAGTGACGGTAGCCAGTTCAGATAAAGTGGTCGATTCGGGACGGCTTGAGACTGTCAGTTCAAATGATGTCTTGAAGGATTTTGCCTTTGTCAATCCACCTTCATCTGAACAACAAATCCCTGAAAAAGCCTCAAAACATGGGATTGTTAGTTCAAGTAATGGTTTGCATAATCTTGAGTCTCTGAGCTCTTCTTCATCTGAAGAACGAACCCGCATAGTGACAGTAACCGTGGCACCTAAAGATGTAGAGCTGGGTGTCCTTGAGCCTGTCAGTTTGAATGATTGTCTACAGAACCTTGTGTCGGTGGATCTACGTTCATCTGAAGAACAAATCTATGAAAACATAACAGAACATGAGACTGTCAGTTTAAGTCCTGATTTGCAATATGTTGTGTCTATGAGCCCACCTTCATCTGAAGAAGAATTCCAGGCAGTGACAGTAAATATTCCTGATAAAGTGGTCGGTTCAGAAGTTCTTGAGACTGTCTCTCCAATTGATGACCTGGGGAATCTTGTCTCTGTGGGTCCAGCTTCATCTGTAGGACAAACCCCTGAAAAAACCACTAAACATGATACTGTCATTTCAAGTCATGGTTTGCATAATCTTGAGTATCTGGATTCACCTTCATTCGTTGAACAAAACCCCGAAAAATCCACAGAAAAGGAGAACAGTGAATTGAACGCTGTGGCATCTGATAGTGCAACTAGGGTCAACCAACAGAATGGAGTGGATATTGCAGCAAATGAAAacttttctgggaaaaatacccTGGTAAACTCACCAGCAGTGGAGCTTGTGACAGCCGTGGTGGATGCCGGTTCAGTGACACTACATCAg GCACACCAAGACAAAGGTACTCTGTTAGCCACATTGCGAGAAGTTCAATGTGGAGATGCACAAGCTAGAGAAATGCAGAATACTGCCCAACCAGTTGAAATTCAAGTATCCCAATCAGTCGCAACAGTAGCATACGTTCATTCTGATCTTGCTGTGGACAATGAGCCTGTGGTACAAGTGCCACAGCCACCATACTCTAATGCACCTGATTGTAATCCTCTTGAGTTAACTTCAGTTGGTGGAATTGAAATTCAGCCAAGTATTGAAGATCATAccattgaccaaactgctcagggttcatatgaaaatgctgcgaACTTACCTGATCTTTCAGATCAAACTTTTTTGCAGCCTCTGACATTGCATCAGTCTGTTAATATCCCTACTAGTGGATTTGGACAGCTTTTGCCAGACACATGGGCTACATCTGCTACTTATGCATTTAATACTCATCCTATACATGCTGCACCTCATATGGCATATGGGATGCCTCTGACCTCATCCCCTGACCCTCTTCAATatgaattggaaagattgaagaaggaAACAGACCAAAACCATAAGTCTCATGAAGATATG aagcAGCGCCTGAAATCTGATTGTGAAAAGGAGATAGAGGAGGCTACTACTGAAATTCGTCGCAAGTATGAAATTAGATTACTGGAGACTGAAGCTGAATTTCACAGTAAAAAGAAGGAACAGGATGCAATCCGTGACCAGGTTATAAGGAATAAGATTCTCTCCTGGGCTTTCTGTAAATACATGGATCTTATTAGGGCATCGAGTGCATCTGGAGTGCAGAAAG ATGGCAATTCCAATTTCGTCCAGCAGCTGCACCAGCTCTCTATGCTGCAAAATGCACAAAGAAGTTCTACAGTTGCCGGTTCATCTTTGGCAAGCCCTCCTGCAGCTAGCCTGGCAACTTCAATTGCACTCACACGCAGCCTCCAGGCAACCCCACCTGCACCTGCGCCTGCATGTGCACCTGCAACCAATCCGCATTGTACAGTTCCACCTACACAGACTCTTCCTTTTTTGCCTGCTCAATATCCCAGCATTCCAGCAAGACCGCCTCACATTGGTTCCTTCGCTTCCATTGGAATCCCCCGAGTTGGAGGTGATATTCGTGCCCCAGCTCCACATCTCCAACCTTTTAGACCCCCAACATCCATGTCAAATTGGCAGTCACATAGCAACTCTTCTGCAATGTCCCAGTCACTTCCCCATATGCCACGACTTCCAACCCCCACACAACAATCTCTTCCTTATAATAGGGCTCACCATCCTGAAACTGCAGGAGGATTGTCTGGTCTTCGTTGTAATATATCCGCGTTGGAGTTACTAATGAACAGCCAATCTGGTGCTAGCCCACCTGGTATTTTTCCCTCATTGCTGAATTTGGCTTTAAGCCGTGACCAATTGCACCTTTCTAGTCCTGCCCCTACCATCGGAACATGTTTCAACCAAGTACATACTGCTGGACGCACAGACGTAGTTTGTTTATCGGACGATGACTAA